The Nicotiana sylvestris chromosome 6, ASM39365v2, whole genome shotgun sequence genomic sequence ACTTGTATTTATAAATACCTCTGTCTATATCAGGAGTTAGTAACCTTGCAGTTTATTAGAGCTTCTGGTCAAAGATCTTCCATTGGTCACGGAATTCAATCTTGTTGCACCTAGAAATTCTTTTGAGTTGCTTAAATTTAGGCTGTGTGCATTTGTatataggattttctgcattgTGTCTCAATTGATTTCTCAGTTGGAAGGTTGTGGATGTAGTTTGTTCAGACCATTCTCTTACTCAGTTTTTGGTATAGGCTGGTCGGCTGGAAAATGTGGTTGGGTGGTACCATTCTCATCCTGGTTATGGATGCTGGCTCTCTGGCATTGATGTTACCACACAAATGCTTAACCAGCAATATCAGGAGCCCTTTCTTGCAGTTGTTATTGATCCAACAAGAACTGTTTCTGCTGGAAAAGTCGAGATTGGTGCCTTTCGAACATATCCAGAAGGATACAAGCCTCCAGATGATCCCATCTCAGAGTACCAGACCATTCCGTTGAACAAAATCGAAGACTTTGGAGTACATTGCAAGCAGGTTGCCTCTTTGGCATGGCCACATGCACTCACACATATATGTTTAAACCTTTGACTGTTAGCTCACCAGTTTTTCTCTTAATTTGCAGTATTATTCATTGGATATTACGTATTTCAAGTCCTCTCTTGATTGCCATCTCTTGGACCTACTATGGAACAAGTATTGGGTGAACACGCTTTCGTCTTCTCCTTTGCTTGGAAATGGAGACTATGTTGCTGGACAGATATCTGATCTTGGTAATATTATTGTTGCTTAATATATCCACTTTCTATTATTATCAGAATGAATTGATGGTTGGATATAAGTTTCCACTTTTGAAACACCTCGAAATTAGTTGACCCCATTAAATCATGCAGCTGAAAAGCTGGAGCAAGCTGAAAATCAACTGTCTCATTCACGTTTTGGCCCCTTAATGGCGCCCCCTCAAAGGAAGAAAGAGgtattttcttttttgtgttGTCTTGAGTCTTGACAATTCATACCTTAAATTACATGTCTATTTCTTACTTTGTTTGAGAATATTGGTTTGGCAGTTCTTTACTATTTTGGATTTGAATCTCTTTGGCATGTGATTCCTATTCGAAGATATCAAACTTTGTTACTGTGTGGCGTATTAGGCCCTCTTGATCATATTTTGCTGGGCTATGAAACTGCTTATAACTAAAATGTGCCAGGATATGCTAAGGGAACTCAATATAAACCTGCCTCCAATAGTACATATTCATTTGATTTGATTgttatattcattttcttttcttcttgtgcTTGATGGAGAGTTTGCTATAACTTAGAAACTGGAGCACCTAACATGTGCTTATAAAGAGAAACTTGGAGAAAGTAaccaaagaagagaagaaaaaggaaggGTACGTTGTGTATTTAAATGTGGAACTATGATTAGCTGTCAGTTGATTGTGGTTTAGGTTCATGCAAATCTCAGCCATTTGTATGTGGAACTCTTAGGAAAAGGTGAAAAGGCCAAGAGTTGATGAACAAAGAGTTCTCTTACTACTTTAgcagaagatataaaaaaaagtATAGTGGCCAGAGAAAGTTTCCTACTCGTGTGATTAATGTGTTTCAAATATCGTTCCGAAGAGAAAACTAGTTCATTGTGATAACTAGTGTTAGATGAGCGGTTAATCTGACAGAATATTAGTCTTATAAAATTATGATTTAatatatcatattattttaataaatattagtAGTTGTTATTTAATATAGTGTACTGAAATATAATAAAATCTATACAAAATCAAAAGATACACattatatagtaatcaaataaATAGTttgttccttatttattatttattattattattattattattattaaattagcAAGTACTTAGTTTATACATTTACTAATATGATTTTCTTATTAACATGTCAATTGGCTTAATATGTACTACTTCTCTCCATCTTGGATGCTTTTTTTGCATCATTCTTATCAAAGTACCTTGCGGCACGCTCTCTTGAGTATGCCACCATCAAAGGGACAGATGGACCCTTAGCAAGTGCATAATGGGTTTTGAGGTAATAGGCAAGCCAACTGCCAACCGTAAATATAACGGATGGGAAAACGAATTTTGACATGATCAAGTTGGGAAAAACACAGTCTTATTCAAACCAATGATAGACACTCGCCAAAATTGGGATTGCAAGGCTAACCTTCCGTTCGCTTGCCGTCTTAAAAGTCTCGGGACGAATGAAGTTTCATAGTCAACATGATAAGAAGGTCGCTAgatatgtttcatctttgttgtcAGACCTCACCCTAAGCTTGGAAAATACAACTTTTTCATCACTTGACCATCTAGTCTTTTCAGGAATAACTCCGTTAGGATTATGTGTCGACTTTAGGAGCACATATTTCTTTTCCTTCCGTAATGGGGCAAGTTTATATATTAAAGCTTTCATACACCAAAAATTTGTCCACTTGTTCAAGGAGACCTTTTGGAGCACAAGTCTACTTCTAATTCACTATCCAAGATGTGGTCTCTCCAAGCGCCAATCCATCGCCACGCAAACATTGCTAGCACCCTTTCGAACTTAGGGCGTTGCATAATTCAAGGAGAGTTATGTTGGGGAAACACGGTAACAATCAAGGTAGAGTATCGTCACATTTGAGGATATTGAAAATGGATTGAAGATGTACTTGGTAGAAGCTAGCAAACCTTGAGTACAACAAAGATTTATGATGCTGTCTGTGCCTCGCTTTTCACTTACGATCGAAACTCGAACGTTTTGCAAGCATTTTGTGAGGCTTGATGCACCAGGACGAACACACTTCTTACATCACCTGGAGAGCTATCTATCTCTCGTTAGGACTTACATATTCTTGGAGGTTTGCCCATTGCGGGATCGCTGTACGAGGAAGTGGTACCCGAGACAAGGGAACTCACATGTTTCGACGAAAAACAGATGAGATTTGTTCCTGATCTTGCGAGTACTTATTTGCTGTTTTCCCTCATTTTAAGGTACATGCGTTAACCAAAAGGTCTCCTTGTGTAAGTGGACAAATTTTTGGGGTAAGAAAGCTTTAATATATAAACTTGCCCCATTACGGAAGGAAAAGAAATCCGCGCACCTAAAGTCGACACATAATCGTAATGGAGTTATTCTCGAGACAACTAGATGGTCAAGTGATGAAGAAGCTGCATTTTCCAAGCTTAGGGTGAGGTTGGACAAGAAAGATAAAACATATCTAGCTGCCTTCTTATCGTGTTGGCTATGTGCTTTTGTATTTTCCTATAAGGCAGAAAACTTCATTCTTCCCGAGACTTTTATGATGGAAAGCGGACGGAAGATTAGCCTTGCGGTCCCAGTTTTGGCGAGTGTCTATCATGATTTGAATAAGATTTCGTGTTCTTCCCAACTTGATCAGGTCAAATTTATTTTCCATCCATTATGTTTACGGTTGGCTTGCCCATTACCTCGAAACCCATTATGCACTTGCTAAGGGTCCCTTTGATGGTGGCATACTTAGGAGAGGGCGCCGCGAGGTACTTTGATAAGAATGATGCAAGAAAACGCATCCACATCCATAATCGTTATGACTAGAAATTGGAGCACCTAACGTGTGCTTATAAAGAGAAACTTGGAGAAAGTAACCATTGAAGAGAACAAAAAGGAAGGGTATGTTGTGTATTCAGATGTGGTACTATGATTAGCTGTCAGTTGATTATGGTTTAGGTTCATGCAAGTCTCAGCAATTTGTATGTGGAACTCTTATGAAAAGGTGAAAAGGCCAAGAGTTGATGAACAAAGAGTTCTCCTACTGCTTTAGCAGAAGATAATAAAAAAGTATAGTGGGCAGAGGAAACGTTTCCTACTCGTGTGATTAATGTGTTTCAAATATCATCCCGAAGAGAAAACTAGTTCATTATGATAATATACTAAACTGATCCTATTTTTACCTTTGAATGATCTGATCCTCTGTTTGTAGAGTGTGGTTAATATAGTAGACCTGCGAAATAAAAGGTATTTTTTACTGTCCTGGTTTTAGTGTGTGAAAAACAATCGCTTGCCAAATATCTGACCCTTGAAGCAGAAGTAGGTGTAAAAACGGACCTGGCATCTTTATTGAATATCTCTGAAATACCACCATGTGTCTATATCATTGTTACATAAGGGGCTTGCGGTCTTGTTTGAGGAAGCTTTGTGATTACTAATTTGGTATTCAGTCTTATGCCTTGGGAAGTGGTTCTCAATCAGTGTATCACTCTACTTGCCTTCATATATGCATTATTTGTACCGTGGAAAGTAGATCCTGAAAGCATAAAACCAACCATTTTTCCCACTTCCAAAATTATATTTTGGTGGGTGGTGATGTGTCATATTGTTTCACTTCATGTATCTTACTATTTGCTTTTGCACCATTGAGCTTGGTTATATGGAGTGACCTTGTCTTTATCTAGATCCTCAGACTATGCTTTGAAAGCTATCATGCTTTTGTGAATTGCAAAATACAACATTGCGTTATAGTGGTACTAAATGTGTTGGACCTCTGAGTTGCAACTAAATGTGTTGGTCCTCTGTTTTGCAGGAAGAATCTCAGCTTGCTAAGATTACACGTGATAGTGCTAAGATTACTGTCGAGCAAGTTCATGGCTTAATGTCGCAGGTATATGCTGCTCTATTCTTATATTAGCCACATATCTTTCTCATAGCTTGAGTCTTGACACTCCGGATGTATTTATCTGTGACTTTCAGGTTATCAAAGACATTCTCTTTAATAGTGTTTGTCAGTCAGGCAAGTCGCAGACAGAACCCTCCGGTCCTGAGCCCATGATCGAAACCTGAAAAGTTTATATCCTATTAATCCGGATGTACATCTGTTTGGTGCAACTTGTAGGTTTATTTTTGCAGTCCGTTGCTATACAACTTTGACTCCGCTCTTACATAGCTCCAAAGAGGTGAAAGTTTAAGGTGATCGACTCTAGAGATTTAGTGACCATTGCAGTTTAACGTTATGGAAGATTTTGCCAAATCTTTCACTAGTTCTTCTCCTTCTCTTTGGTTAATTATAAATTTAGTAAAGCGACATGCTTGGTTCGGTTCTTTTAAGGAAAAACCCGACTCTACAAGGGATCACATTAACTACTGAACTGCCATTCTAGTAAAACTTTCTATGAATGATATTAATTTTCTCAGTTCAGTTCTCTTTAGACAACTGGTAAGAGCTAGATTGATCTCTACATGAGAACTGTATGTATAGAAACCACTCGTGCGTCAACTAGTTTCTTTGTCAACACCTTGTTCTTAATATTTATTAACTTGATTGTCTTCTATTCTATATATTGAGAAATGCAAAGGTTAATCCGGAGGCAGCAAAATCTAAGAGGACCTGAATCCAGTGTAAGCAGTAGGACGTttgttttttcaaatttcaaaaccAGAGTTAGTACtttgtttctttccctttttattaaagaatccctttttattatgagtacttttctttcttcattgttCGCCATCATTTTATAGGGTTTGTTAAAGACGgattaagattttttttttaaatctagtTAGAATAAATCGAAATGTTTTAAACAAAGGGTATGGTGAGATGATTGGAATCCGTCTTCTCTTCTCTTAGAGCccatttggacataagaaattttttccaaaaaaatttcactttttcTCCGAAATCtttgtttgttcataaaattttcatttgaagatgcattttggaaattttcgaaaatttaaaaaacttcaaaaagctgtttttcaaaatttttcactcacaaaattttaaaaacaatccaaaattatattcatgtctaaacataattcaaatttcaaataccattttcacttaaaaAAAATTTCCCCCctattttgaaattttacaattcttatgtccaaacgcccctTAATAAGAGACAATAAAGAAACTTAACTTGAACAGCATATTCTCATAAAAGGTTTTTTCAAAGATCCAACCATTTATGTAGGAATTTCACATAAGATGGCGCTTCCCTAACTAAGAAAGCTTTAAAGGTGGTTAGAAATTTTTCTCGAAAAAAACCACTCTAGAGATCTCAAGTTATAAAGAGAATCTTTGGAGAAAAAGTGTTTTGCTCCCTTTGGCTGGCAATTTGTCCCTCGCAGATTTGGATTAGTCGAATCCATATACTCTTGAGTAGCGAAAATCCAAAGGACAAAAAGAGAGTTCAAGAGTCATGATAGTATGTTTGTTAAGAGATTGTGCCACGCCTATTTTAATAGACTTTTATGGAGGATTAATTGCGTCACAACTGTgtcttatttatattttataggGATTTATTCAGACACACGGAACCATTTAAATTGAAGAATTACCCCAAATAGATGTCCACCCAAtcgcttaaattaaaaatagctagTGAAGGTATAATTTATGTATTGTATGCATATAATCgtgtataatcaatgtataaactatatatacgattaaaaaaagtaaacaatgaatatgACCGGCTATTTATGTAATAAACTCCTGCCCAAAAAACCCTTTGTCTTTCTTTAGTAAACTATATTGCTTTCGTACTTTCAGAGTTTGTGTATTCGAGTTCAGGAAAAATGACTAAGAATTTGTACGTGCCAATCTCCTTGTACCTTGTGAAAGTAGACATGTACAAGGTAGATCTTGCAATTGTCAATCTAAAGTTCAATTGTTTTTTCAGCATTCGAGTTTTAGAAAAAGAGTTGGGCTTATTTTATAAACTGTTATTGATGACACGTTGTTGATTCTATTCATCACTCTATTCTTTGGATAATTTTCTAGAAAATATTTTGAACAAGTTTCTAAGAAAGTtttatgaaaaaagaaaaatggcattgtaagcacgtgatttttgccctatatgagaatcactcctaaaaaattcaaataaaatgattttttcttggtgtgcaattttgtgagattttatgatatttttggataattgtttgtatttgtctgtgtttgtttatttgttaaattaataaaaaatacaaaaatatgtcgcattttgcatgtaggatttcattctacaattgttagtaattaaattagttttacaaaaaaattaaaaattacaaaaataggcatcttttgcatttttagcatttaatgtccaaatgaacaattttatgcttaattattacttaattgtgcgttaattgttattgggagttaatttgcacttttataacttaatttagttcttaataataatttaagtacttttataatttagttttagaaaataaaagaagaaaagagaacaaaaatacaaaagaaaatcggattgggccacttcctCAATTGTAAGTcaaaggcccaaaaaattgcccaatcttctccatgacccagtccacttcagaccgggtcgacccggtccgccccattaacccaatacccaaccccatTCTTCATTTTTGGGTCTAAAcacaagaacaaaacaaaaaataacaaaaacaaaaaccctaacacTAACATCCGCctccccctccatcttcttcttctccaaaaccttcGACCCAAGataaccatggctgcctcccatggCGTCATCCAGTCCTTCGACCAAACAGTCCCCTCCCTCGTCGTTAACACCACCCTAAAACGACGACCATGGATGCCCTCGCCTTCCAAACACCAACGTCTATGGCTGCCTCCTTCACCCTCCAGCTCGGCGACACGGCAGCAACAACTGCTGCACTCACCATCGTTGTTGCTTCCTCCTTCCCGTTCGCAGTTTCAGGCAGTTCACCATGACTGCTACTGCTCGACGTACAGCCCCCCCAGCTGCTGCTTcttcacgtccaaacaaccctcCGACGCCGCTGCTTCTCCCCCTTCCTCCGAGCTGCGGCTTCATCGTCCAAACCCCGTTGCTGCGTCTTCACAGAACCAGTCACTGCTGCCCGGATGAACCAGTCGAGCCAAACAGACCCAGCgctgctgcttctgcttcacctTCCTCATCGTCGGCCATGGATATTGTTGCTGCTCGAGCACAGTTTCTGCTGCGTCGACGTTTGTTGTTCCTCATCAACGACGGTCGTTGAACGCAGCAGCATGTCGACGACCATAGCTGCTTCAGCTGCGCCCGCCACTGTCCGTCGACCTTGCTACGTCCAAcgccttcttcatcttcttcgtttgcTTCGGATCGTCTCCGTCGTTcgttcgtcgttgagttcgttgttgagtccgggcagatttattcccatttgagggttgtcgaaacagtccatacaatcgaattcgtcgttgttcatctccggttagtagattttcgaGTTTTATTTTTtgcccgtattttgttttgatattttcgaatctaaaatcggcaaatgtttgttttgtttatcgtttgaattaatttttagttcatgttcatgtgttgtttgttaaattaatttttcagattccaaatgaaagattaattacttgtttttcatgtttatttcatgttcgtattattgttgaagtgaatatttgttagtttaatgtttgttagattcaaattgaaatttaattaattatttcttcaatttgtttcatgtgttatgtattttccagaaaatattaatgttgtttgaatcgttagaatccgtcatgtttgttgcttaaaaacagatttaattcatgttcatctttgtttgaagttcatgtttaaatccagtgatttaatgtgagtttatgtttgtctttgatttgttaatttagtattttgttgtttgtattgttgtgttcttgctcatacattcatggtctaaattaaccaggattggttcccgatatggttaattcattccattaattttgagttgtgttgttcatggtgttcatataattgttgttgaagattgttgagaaattggtcatcttgatcatattttggtcaagttatgattaattgagtgtttagagctgatgggggtaatttggtaaattgcattgcattcgggggtagatttataattgcaataaggtcgaaggggtagtttggtaattgaacattatttcaattctttatgttaagcatgagggacaaaatataatggagtggtgtttgatataattgtttaacataataggacaaaacataatgtagtggaggggaatattgtatttgtttatgttaggcatggaagataaattgtaatgggttgaggaatcttgtacttgtttaatgtaggcatgggggacatattgtaatgggttggtaatgtggcatttatttaatgtaggcatgggagacaaagttttaaaataaagaagacatttgatagtgggacaaaacatgccattgggggaataatttggggttgggaattgaagacttgtcttgctatatatagagtcattcttgacttgaAATAGGGGAGTTTTTTGGAGGACTAAGACTAGACTTAGAGAAAAAAAACTTAGACTTgaacaaaaaagagagaaaagtaaGACTTAGAGAGGGAGAGGATTATTAtttgggagaatatttttgagagtaatactttctgaaaatctgaagaagtgtggtagagttttgaagaagagaaagacaacttgaacttctacttaAATAAATTCtgtttgtcttttctcgagtgttattcaaaatcagtaaactactgcatcttgtatccatCTCTCTTCTctttgactgtgattgcactttggtattgctgatttttttttcaatccattgctgggttattctactggttattactggtttgcggtgttgctgaacctgctgttgctgcgttattattgctgctgacttctccttcttttgttcttgtactgccatttccaggtacacatttgtatacTCTCGGATTGaagagaaatgaaatattaatcaggctttgttcctgttgaatccctcctgtttagatttgtgtttgaatataattttcttttctttgtataaaaatgtagttgattgattaaattagtaacgatgtcacatatgtataacttcttcatctaataatgttagtttaaattaatcaaagaatagttaatctgttttgatattatggtgtgtcaatctcacgttttagtattattgaataatagaatatagaatgaaagcagtttttctttgtacaaactcggtcgcaattttccattcgcattagccgtaaactaataattaataagttacgtttttagcatgtaattaattaagagattttcttttattttagagacgaacttaataggaaaatatagtcactgtaggtttatccttttaaataaaaatgagacgagcctcgacaaacaaaaatgcacaagctgcggggccctctaaatgtatatattaaaatacttagaattcgggacaggccgtttagcgaattttacggccttcccaaaataacaatacgctagttgctttaggcgcacctttaataatttaaccttcttaaacacgggtgcacattgatgtgacccaaatccaaatctcaacggagtcaaaatgtgtcgacgaccacgggtgcattgattgtgacgtggttcgagatgcattttcacgacgttgcaattctataaaaataaatgataattatAAAaacggttttaaacttaataaaagcacataagtcacaacatgtatttaaatcagatatttagccattataacaatttaagcgaccgtgctagaaccacgggattcgagggtgcctaacaccttccctcgggtcaacaaaattccttacttagaatttctggttcgcagacttcatttggaaaagtcgaaaatttcctcgatttgggattcaagataaaccgatgacttgggacaccaaaagccaaacctttcccaagtggcgactctgaataaaaataaataatcccatttcgaatattgtcacttaaattggaaaaaactccctcgcgcattttaccctccggggcgggcgcgcaaaaaggaggtgtgacaggcatGTCTGAGAAGTTGTATTTAAGAACTTGTTTTGTTTCTCAAAATACATTTGGAAAAAAGTCCCCTGCTGTTTTAAAAGGCCAAAGATTTTTCTGggatttttttcttaaaaaacacTCTTCAAGTAAGCATACTGCTgacttttacaaaaaaaaaaagaaaaaagaattttgGTTCTCCATTTTAACAGATTGGGAGGTCACAAATTCATAGTGCATTCAGTGAATATTTGCAGAAATTCGTTAATTGACAAGCAGTTCATTGGACTTCCAACAATGTCTATTGTTTAAGCACTCATTTTGAACGTTAATCGCATATCCTATTGTTTTTTTGCCTACTATTCACGAGAACAAGAAGCTATATACTTAACATTTTCTCATTTTCCAATCCCGAATTTCTGTATATCTTATTTAAATTATATTGACAAATACATTTGACTCCTTCATCTTGGTACAATATTTCATTTTGGCACTTCATCTTTGCGTGATACCAATTGAACACTCATATTATCCAGACTATACAAATTAAAATCGCTTTGCCTACATATTCAAACATGTGTTTGACACTTCTTCCAAGAAcataaaaatctaaattaaaGATTTTCTTTGCCTGAAAAGGCATGTGAAGTTTTTGATGAAAAATAAAGTgccagaaattatttatatttggtaaccgaaaaagtatataaaatttgtatataacatacaaaatgtatatgtatacaaaagatatatattttttgactATTATTTTGAGAACGGTCTTACAATATTATTTTCTCAACATTTTCGAAGACtattttctcctcctcctcctgctCCCACCGCCACCGACTACAAAAGGGGGAAAATAAAGGAAATAATGTATATAACATTAGAAAGGTATGTTGAACCAAAACAAGTTATTGTATAATCATTTGGCTAACTGTTTTTGTTGACAAAGACAGTCACTAAACATGAAAAGAGTGCCTCTAAACCCTTTTTCTCTTGTTTGTTTCTTGGCTGGCATTTAGACGATATTGTAATTAACAATTTACTTGTTCTATTTATCCATGTTAGTCACCCTCACCTTCAACCCCACCCTCCAAATAAAAAGAAGGGATATTAATCTGTATCCCCATTAGTATCTTGGGTGACAAATGACAATCGACAAAAGTTCTTTTTAAGTAATTAAGGGGAAGTagtgatttaaaaataaaataaaaaatgaggaGTTTAGATTGGAATGAAACACGATAAAGAGTTGTTGTCATACTTGTAGTAAATTAAGCAATACCTTTTCTTCACTTCATATATATGTAATTTTGTGCAAGGCTAAGCTAATAAATACTTAAGGGAAACACTTATCCATGTTTTTTACGTCAaggttatttccttttttttcatttgaaaTCCAATATAAAATCTCGTATAACTAACTAATATTTTGGAtgacttgttttttttttaaacctCTTCATAAATTTCCTAAAGGGTGACTTAAGTTGAAACTCAACTTTCTAGATCGTTCGTATCTATACAAAGTATACGAAGGGGTTGAAGAATTAGAGAGGCTGCTGTGTGTACACTACTAATAATGAAATGACCATTTGGTTTTACTATATATAGTTTTTTGAAAACATAAGTAAGGAGTGAAATGTTTATCAAGTTGCATTTTTTGTTGTAGTATAAGATATAAATTCAATTCACTTAAATGTCATAAATCAGCCAGTAGCCAAATTGAATACTTCCCACCCCCAAAATGCAAATTCCACACGAAGCTTATTTTCTGTTAATTTGCTGATCACCTGCACCACAAGAATAAAAATAAACCACAAAAATAAGCAAAAACTCCAACTTCTTCCCTGTttcaattatttaatttattattttaaactaaTTTTCCACACAGACCATTGATTTATATTTGCATGAACTGTTGTGCCAGTGCTTTAAATATAAGTAATTACAATAACACTTGATAAGATCTCTTTGCCCTtgaaattggataacaattaaacttataagtgattttaaggatatgtgattatCACTTAGCATAAACTGATAAATGTGAGGATCAATATTAGAAATTaacaataaaataaagcaaaccaatGTGATGAACAACTATGACCCTCGAACTAAATTGCCCTCGAACCAACTAAGTATGCTATTGAAAAGTACGTATGAACTGAACAACAGAGCTTGCGAGGGAAAAAATGAAATGTATTGCTTGGTTATGCGTTCATCCAATGATTACAAAGTGAttaggaccccctttatatagtagaggaattttACTTATGGTACAATTTTAAATATGGAAAGAAATCCCATGATTGGCTAAATAGCCGGTCCCGATCACGGATATCTCGGCTTTCTGTTATTCGATTCAGTAGGCTCCCTTCGGTCTCACTCGATCTCTTTCCCGCTTCGTTCTCAATCACGGCTGGTTTCGATCTTGATCGGTCATTGATTCACGAGCTAAACAATCCATCTCCGTGCTATGGTTCGATGCAATGTGAGGTCGAGCCTTGGTCTGCCACCCCGGTTTCGGTTAGCCATACAAAATTAGGGAAGCCCGATCCTAACCGTATACAGAGagtcttttttttttggagtgTAATGACAAGAAACGAATTTAGTCTTCGAACCTCCCCTCGGTTTACCATGATGTAAGTATTTTGACATAAGCAGTCGAGGTGACCAAAACGTACTAGCGGTTCAGTTTCCTAGGCATTTAATGCGCATCAGTTGCTGGTTGGCCACTACCAGTATTGAACCGTCATTACGAAACCAATAAATAGCCACCTTCTTCATTCTTTCAAACTTTATTTTCAATTTCCTTCACCCTAA encodes the following:
- the LOC104234309 gene encoding COP9 signalosome complex subunit 5a-like — protein: MDPLNSYASSAAMAQQTWELENNIVTMDAPSGSTPENLASDAIFHYDEAAQTKFQREKPWASDPHFFKRVKISALALLKMVVHARSGGTIEVMGLMQGKTDGDAIIVMDAFALPVEGTETRVNAQADAYEYMVEYSQTNKQAGRLENVVGWYHSHPGYGCWLSGIDVTTQMLNQQYQEPFLAVVIDPTRTVSAGKVEIGAFRTYPEGYKPPDDPISEYQTIPLNKIEDFGVHCKQYYSLDITYFKSSLDCHLLDLLWNKYWVNTLSSSPLLGNGDYVAGQISDLAEKLEQAENQLSHSRFGPLMAPPQRKKEEESQLAKITRDSAKITVEQVHGLMSQVIKDILFNSVCQSGKSQTEPSGPEPMIET